The Astatotilapia calliptera chromosome 22, fAstCal1.2, whole genome shotgun sequence region CCTCAAAGCCTGACAGAGACGATGGGTTTCAAGCCTGATAACAAAGTTCGATGCAGGCTTTCGTCTTTACAAAGCTGTAACTTTACAGAAAAGATGAATATCTCTAATTTCCCTTCCTGCTGATCTGGCGATCCAGTGTCACTCCTGCCTTTATTAAGATTTCCATGACTGACGATGAGAATCCTAAAGGCTGCATTATGTGAACTGAATTATCGTACGTTTAAATTTACTTGGATAGatgattttatatttaaagcaCAAAGCCTAACTTTGTAGAGATTTTTAGTATAACACGGAAACCTCATTTTATTTCAAGATTAGTCTGCAATGCTGCTCCTTTCCTTTGTATTTAAGGAACTCAAACAGCGCTTTTGGATGCTGCTCACATCCCTCTGGGTCACTCAGAAGCCCTCTGAAGAGAAGCCAGCTGACTATTCGACTTCAGCTCTTACTGGTGTCCAGTAAACCTCACACTGCTTCCTGTCCATGAATCTTGCATGCACTGAGCTGCAGAAAAACCAGGCGCAGCaggaggttttttctttttgtttcagtgtttaaagGACAAACCTGGGTCAACAGATTTTACACCTGCAGTAAACCCAACCCGGTAACAAAGTCAGGAAACCGGCCTCATGCGGAGGCACAATAAGGAGGTAGTGGAGCACATTATGTGAGCATGCATGGAGGCTTTGGAGGAAGGCATCGCTGGGGTGGAGGAGCACTGAGGAGAGGCTGGATTTGGCGTTCGGTGGTGCAGACTCGTCCTGTGACTTGTTCGTCCATCCCTGAAGAGCAGCTCAGTAGAAGAAATACACTGAGGACAGCAAACACAGATATTTGTCTCTGAgtgatatttaaaagtaaaaagaagctTTTATAACCCTTAGAGTGCAACAGACTGTAAAATCCTCCTAGGACGTCTCCTGGTGCAGCTCTGGATCATCTTCTGCTTGTCTGCTTTTTTTAGGCTGCTCTGATTGCTCTGTACTTTCAAACATCAACTTCTGCATCAAACTGCTCTGATTTTACACGAGGATCTGCAGCTCTGAGTGCAGACAGCAGTCAGTGATGGGTGCAGCTACCGGCTctgaaagtaaagtaaagtaaaatttgCTAGCCTTTGAAAAACCTAATCGGCAGAGTGTGTCTGCAAACTTTCCTTAAAATGGGTTTTAATGTTTCTGCAGAAGAAGCAGAACAGGGCTTCCAGGAAGCTGAACCTCCATACTGAAAATGCTCCACAGGTGCACATAAGGAGGCCAAGAAACCACATGCAAAAATAAGAGAAGGCTTTATTTTACTCACAGAAAATGACGCCAACAAATATAACACCTACAATGGCCATGATGATCATCATCtggaagaaagacaaaacaaacagagccaTCAGAAACAAAAGATGAACTTAAGAAGATGAAACAGCCGTTTAATTCCACCGAGACAATAAATCACTCCATCGTCTGCTGCTTATCAGCCTCCAACccccctcctccagctcctcagaGGGGATACTGAGGTGTTCCCGGGTCAGCAGAGACATCATCTCTCCAGCTTGTCTTCAGTCTGCTCGGGGTCTCTTCTAACCCAGACATGTGTCCACCAAACCTGGCTTGTTTGTTGAGAAGCGCTGGCTCCTGTTTGAGCGCTTTCCGGAGCACTGTGGTCCTAGCTAGAAATAAtctttcactttaattttaagtAGAAACAGTGCACAAGTAGAAGTTACAATTAATTATAGCCTCAGTTTATTTACCtgcaaatatacattttaaggTCCTTAATATACATTACTGTGTTTAAAATAGGTATAAACCTTCTCATATTACGTTTCAGCTTTCAACAAAATGTGAAGAAACCACAGCAATGACTTCATGTGAACATCTGTGGACTGTGCTGAAGAGAAATCAGCTCAACTTCAACTGGCCAAACACCGCCCCCTGGTGGTGAAGGTCATTATTAAAATTTGCAGAAGGTAATTGCAAAAGAGAGCGATTATTCTTTTACTTATTCTCGGTCATGTATTCAGTCTCAGCGGTACAAACAATCCCAGTAAGCCTAAAGTGTTGTTTCAGCTCTTGATCTGATGGTCTTCATATGATAATCTGAGACACACAGTTGTTGCTGTgttgctgttcaaacctttagTTTAAAGGGAGCAGTCAATCAGGAGAACGATGGTGTAAGCTGAGGGTGGCCTTAAACGCtcttttttgtaattattcCCCCAAATTTGTTGAATTAGTTCAGTGAGAACTGGATTTTACAGCTGGGCGATGATCTGTCTGTAGCTGCGAGGTGGTCCCATatgtttcttcctttcttctcaAAGTCTGaattttctttctatttctgTATAACAAGATGGACTAATTGCATTTCCCTTGATGCTAAACAAGCTGTTTCTGCACTCTTGTGTGAGTCTGAGATAGAGATTCATATAACTTTGATAATACTGAGTCATTCTTTGTTGAGTTAGTGCTTGTTTCTCTTTGAAATGtgtggtttcattttaaaaggtactttttaaaagttaactTTGGACTAAGAAGTTCACCGCCAGGGGGCAGCATTTATAGATTTTAGATGTGCACTGCTGTTCTTTTAACTTTGGACTTTTCTTTGTCACCCATGTCCTTTCCCAGGCTGTCGTTTGAAATagaatgcattttttaattatttccatCATTAAATAAAGACATTGTCCTTGTGGCACTGCCTGTCCATACTTCAACTTCAGCTGATATCTcgttgacttttttattttttaaagcttcagTAAGTTTTTTGGGAGGTTTTGAACttcttttaaatacaagaaatTACAATAACTGCCATTAAAGGAagcttttgaagtttgcaaGCAGaggccaagaataaaaataaaaagagtttaAATGAGCCGAGTAGGCGTGGCCAACTAGAAATATAAAGCAGACGACGCCCTGCAGATTTTAATATATGTCATGTTGcacagtgtgcgtgtgtgttgatCTAAATTCCCCATAAATAAAATCCACATGATGACATTAGAGTGAAACAGACAGGAAATCACCTCTGATGGGGGGAGGGCGAGAGAGATTAACAAGAACAAGAggtttagagagagagagagcgattggtggtgactgtgtgtgtttgaaatgtgtgtgtgtattcagagCTGTTCAGTGTTTacatataaagaaagaaaatctccTAACTGTCATTGAAAAagctaaaagaaaatgtttttgtgtgtttttagagcattttgttTGGGTCTATTTTCAGCGGCGTATGAATCCACATTTGTTCTCTGCCCACTGTGAGAGCAGGAGTGTGTTTATGGTGACAGTGTGGGTCATTAAAGCAGAATAAAATGCATCACATATGATTGTTCGGATGTATCCATGtacaaacgtgtgtgtgtgtgtgtgtgtgtgtgtgtgtgtgtgtgtgtgtgtgtgtgtgttggatagGAGGAGTTACGTCACACATCACAGCTGGCTTTTTAATCCCTGACTGTCACTCTAATCCAGATTGAgattttcctcttcctctctctgatTTGCTGTCAGTCAAACAGTCTCTCCTACTCTCCTCTAATGtaatcctcttcctcctcaggcTATCCAGCGATTGGACGGTCTGAACTGTACAGAGGGGAGGCGGGGCTTGATGGACTGACgctgagataaaaaaaagaccTGGCATCTGAGGCTGGATGGATGAAGAGGAGATGCTGTGAGGTAGTGATGGATAAGTTAAATGCACTTAATCGGTACATTAAACTGAAACTGTTCGTGCAGCTTCATTTCTACCTGTTATGATCACAGATTAACATGAAAACAACACATTGATTATGTAAAGATAATTTCAAAGTTTTCTGAAATCTTTTCCACAACAAGGGATGTAACCTGTTTAAACACCTGTTACCACAAATATCTAATCGGCAGCAGCTGAATGCATTGAAGCATGTAGACGTGTAAAATGATCCACagggattttcctgcacaagCATCTCTAGAGTTTAAGAATGACATGAAACAGAGAATATCCAGCGAGCAGTAATGGTTGCTGATGATGTCATAAATCAGGGGAGCattgccagactgctttgagctgatagcaAGCCAGCGGTAACTTAATAACTGCTCATTCCAActaaagtatgcagaagagcatctctccACCACAGCCTGTCTGACCATAGTCGCTGACCATGCCAATCCTTTTATGGCCACAGTACATCCATATTCTGCTTCCAGCAAGATAGCACACCTCATGCCACGAACTAAAATGATCTCAAGctgatttcttgaacatgacagtgagctCAGTGTATTTGAACAGCCTCCGCAGTCACCGGATCTCAACGTGGAAAAATCTCCTTGTGTCACACCCACCTTGCAATTTTTCCACCAGTACTTGTTCTTGAGTTTGGCAGCGCTGCTCTCGAACTGCGAGGCTCCGGCCTGCAGGGCGTCGGCGCGGTCGTCCAGCTCCGACAGCTTCTGATCTCTCTCCAGGACTTTGTCCACATTCACACGCATGATGTCCACCACCTGAGGGATGAAAACACCCATCAGCATCTCTGATACGTTTTCCATTTGCTCGTAGTGAGCTGCAGTCCTCACCTCGTCCACCTGTGCCTGTGTCTGCTGGAGTCGTCTGTTGCTCGTCAGGTTTGGGGCCTGAGCTGGAGGACCCCCCTCACCTTCCGGGGCCCCGGGAGCTCCTGGAGTCCCTGCTGCATCTGGAGTCGACCTGCAGGGA contains the following coding sequences:
- the vamp1a gene encoding vesicle associated membrane protein 1a isoform X1; amino-acid sequence: MSTPDAAGTPGAPGAPEGEGGPPAQAPNLTSNRRLQQTQAQVDEVVDIMRVNVDKVLERDQKLSELDDRADALQAGASQFESSAAKLKNKYWWKNCKMMIIMAIVGVIFVGVIFLYFFY
- the vamp1a gene encoding vesicle associated membrane protein 1a isoform X2, giving the protein MSTPDAAGTPGAPGAPEGEGGPPAQAPNLTSNRRLQQTQAQVDEVVDIMRVNVDKVLERDQKLSELDDRADALQAGASQFESSAAKLKNKYWWKNCKMMIIMAIVGVIFVGVIFCE